The Lycium barbarum isolate Lr01 chromosome 10, ASM1917538v2, whole genome shotgun sequence genome includes a region encoding these proteins:
- the LOC132615518 gene encoding protein MKS1, translating to MDFPPPDFFAGAGDGRPSPTRRELQGPRPTPLKVNKDSYKIKKPPVAPHPHAPPHAPPPATSQNPQTVIIYAVSPKVYHTTVSDFMSVVQRLTGSSPAMETSTSGVGSGSGFGPGSGDGTLSPAARLASMEKASSPCAASSGAAASGVASGVAYESNDMLDIMNNSNVEMSSQIPGILSPAPATLPPASPPGLFSPFTSDPFMMMLSPSPSTLFSAPLISPSPSASDLFHPFFDF from the coding sequence ATGGATTTTCCCCCACCGGACTTTTTCGCCGGCGCCGGTGACGGACGTCCATCTCCGACGAGAAGAGAACTACAAGGTCCTCGTCCAACTCCCCTTAAAGTCAACAAAGATTCCTACAAAATCAAGAAACCTCCCGTCGCTCCTCATCCTCACGCGCCCCCGCACGCGCCGCCGCCTGCGACGAGCCAAAACCCTCAAACGGTGATAATCTACGCGGTTTCACCGAAAGTGTACCACACGACAGTTAGTGATTTCATGAGCGTTGTACAAAGACTTACCGGATCTTCTCCGGCTATGGAAACATCAACCTCCGGGGTCGGGTCCGGGTCAGGGTTCGGGCCCGGGTCGGGCGATGGGACCTTATCGCCGGCTGCCAGGCTGGCGTCTATGGAAAAAGCGAGTAGTCCTTGTGCTGCTTCTTCGGGTGCTGCTGCTTCGGGTGTTGCTTCGGGGGTTGCTTATGAATCGAATGATATGTTGGATATTATGAATAATTCGAACGTGGAAATGTCGTCTCAGATTCCGGGGATATTGTCGCCAGCGCCGGCGACTTTGCCACCAGCATCGCCACCGGGATTATTTTCGCCGTTTACGTCTGATCCGTTTATGATGATGTTAAGTCCAAGTCCGTCAACGTTGTTTTCTGCACCGTTGATTTCACCTTCACCCTCTGCTTCTGATCTGTTTCACCCATTCTTTGACTTTTAG